A single window of Scomber scombrus chromosome 12, fScoSco1.1, whole genome shotgun sequence DNA harbors:
- the pcgf6 gene encoding polycomb group RING finger protein 6, producing MSSPPYGSRSHEESNRADSDSEDEPKLPLNQFYPYIRCALCCGFLIDATTITECLHTFCKSCIVKYFFYSNRCPTCSIVVHQTQPLYNIRPDRQLQDIVYKMVPFLEDLEREEICKFYKERGMDMPKPVTISPPGPVAGKRQKKDNVSQSIFTIPPELDVSLVLEFVGAEEGISNYKPLERRYVRVSGEATIRHVELFIRRKMELSSTCQVDVVCGDHLLDHYQSLKDIQSSVGTEALQDGLLVLHFGLVLPSQS from the exons ATGTCCTCGCCTCCATATGGGTCCAGGAGTCATGAAGAGTCAAACCGAGCAGACAGCGACTCAGAGGACGAG CCCAAGCTCCCCCTCAATCAGTTCTACCCATACATCCGATGTGCCCTCTGCTGCGGCTTCCTCATCGATGCCACCACCATCACAGAGTGCCTGCACACAT TTTGCAAAAGCTGCATCGTGAAATATTTTTTCTACAGCAACAGGTGTCCCACATGCAGCATTGTAGTCCACCAAACTCAACCCCTTTACAACATCAG GCCTGACAGACAACTGCAGGATATTGTCTACAAAATGGTTCCCTTCCTGGAGGACT tggaaagagaagaaatatgCAAGTTTtacaaagagagaggaatggaCATGCCAAAACCAG TGACCATCTCCCCTCCAGGTCCTGTTGCGGGGAAAAGGCAGAAAAAGGATAATGTATCCCAGTCCATATTCACCATTCCTCCCGAGCTGGATGTGTCACTGGTGCTGGAGTTTGTAGG GGCTGAGGAGGGGATCAGCAACTACAAG CCACTCGAGAGGCGCTACGTTCGTGTGTCGGGTGAGGCCACCATTCGCCACGTGGAGCTGTTCATCAGGAGGAAGATGGAGCTCAGCTCAACCTGCCAG GTGGATGTGGTCTGTGGAGATCACCTCCTAGATCACTATCAGTCACTGAAAGACATACAGAGCTCTGTGGGGACAGAGGCACTGCAG GACGGTCTGTTGGTGCTGCACTTTGGCTTGGTCCTGCCTTCCCAGTCTTGA